In Brassica napus cultivar Da-Ae chromosome C2, Da-Ae, whole genome shotgun sequence, the sequence CCATTAATTCTCTTCAACACTCTCTCTACCAgaaattttgtttctttcccGGCGACGATTAGTTTCGCCGGAGCCGGAGAGAAAACGCAGACGagctcgaagaagaagaagatcgatCGTTTACTGTTCTTGATCCTCGGGTAATGCATTTCATCTTACCTCTGGGCTCGGCTCGGCTCATCCTTGTGAAGTTTTGATAGAGAAAGAATTAGATCGAttacactctctctctctctgtgatcTCACACGCTGCTTCGGAGTAAATCCTCAAAAAGTAGATATCTGTGGTTGATTTGTGTTAGACTTTGTAACTGATTGTTGAATCTATATAATATTAGTAAAGGAATAGACTTTGTAATGTTTTTGACAGGAAGGATGCACGGTTCACGTAAGCGATCAATCGTCTACGCCATTCGAGATTACCCACTTGGCTGTGGAACTCACCCTCAGAGATCCATCAAGATTCCAAGAACTAGTGATGTCAAGCAAGAAGACCCTGCAGGGTTTAAAATCTCTGTTCGTGATTGCGATGTTGCAGCTCCCACACGTGAGAGAATCGGTCTCAAACAAGAACCAGCGTTTAGAAACTCTCTCCCTAATCGTGTTCTTGCGGCTCCAAGGTTTAAAGGAGCTTGCTCCAAACAAGAAGCAGCTTTTAGAAGCTCTGATCAACATGTTCTTGCTGCAGCTCCAAAACCGCAAGGAGCTTGTCTCAAACAAGAAGACCCAGAGCTTAAAAACTCTGTTCGTGATTACACTGTTGCAGCTCCTTCGCCTAAGGAAACCTGTCTCAAACAAGAGCCAGCCTTTAGAAACTCTCACCATGCTCCTGTTGCTGCAGCTCCAAGGTTTAAAGGAGCTTCTTCTAAACAAGAAGCAGCGATTACAAGCTCTGATCAACACGATCTCACTCCTCGTGAGCAAGTGCTTGAGGTCCTGCGTCTTTTCAAAGATGTGTTCCGACAGTTGGACCGAGATAAACAAGCGAGGCTCCTCGGCGGAGACGTATTCGATGCTACAGCTAGAATAGACATCAGAACGCTAGATGTGTTAGAGAAGATGGGGAAACAAGTCAACACAGAGAAGAGAATCGGAGTGGTTCCAGGAGTCAACGTTGGAGACGAGTTCCAGTACAAAACCGAACTCCGTCTTGTCGGCCTTCATTTCAAGACAATGTGCGGGATCGATTACATGGACATCGGAGATGTTAAGCTTGCAACAAGCATCGTTTCCTCGGAAGGGTATGGTTACAGCGATAAGTTTGGTGCAGGTGTTGTGGTTTATACAGGTGAAGGAGGTAACGTGGTGACCAAGGAAAAGAAAACTGAAGATCAGAGATTGGTTAAAGGGAACTTGGCTTTGGCTAATAGTATGAGGAAGAGGAGTTTAGTGAGAGTGATACGTGGTGAAGAGAGGCTGGATAAGAAAGGGAAACGGTATGTGTATGATGGATTGTATTTGGTTGATAAGTACTGGTTAGAGAAGGAGGTTAGAGGTACTACTGTTTACAAGTTTAAGCTTTGTAAAGTCCCTGGTCAACCTCCTCTCTGTTGACTTGAGCAGAATTATTATCAGATGTAtgaaataaatttgatattGTGCAATAAGATTTTGAGGGGACAAGGTCGATTTTACTGAGTTAAAATGGAgtaagattttataaataaatcaatGAATTGACTATAAGACAGAAAATAAAGACTTACGCAAATGACAAAAGCTAAATTGctattagaaaataataaaagctACAAATAAGAGATTGGAtgaaaatttaaaccattattTATATCAAAGGcttttgaattatatatacttatattcAGTTTATATGAATATAATGCAGGGCAATCCTATAAAATAGCACCCCACCCTAAATTAATGGATCAACAAaaatttagtatatattataagaaaacCAGAAACACAAGTTCTTAGGAGACTTATTGAATCAACGATTTGAGAGAACTCAAGATTCGAgtaaatccaaaaaataaaagagatttgaGTAAATCTTAAAAAGATTTGAATAAAGTTTCATGGGTTTTTGAAGAAATTTTGAGagtttttgaagattttttaaaaattttaaaaatttatttaaaattatatttttatttttaaaaattatataatttgatatttttatctttttatgaaatatgtaaatattttttttaaatcaattttcaaacaagtttttgttttctctatttcaaatagttagtttttctttctaaaaatgtgaagtaagttttttttttaagcttCAAATACCATCACAGGAGGTGGTATTTCATCATTTTTCACTATAAATTATCATCCAAACTCCAAGAAATCCCATTTGATAGATTTTATTGCAAAAtccatattttccaataaattGGAATTTGAGAAAATTATACAATGACTAATCCAACAAGCTTAGATTTCATATAGAATTtgtaaatgataaataaaataagagagatttgaaagaaaaaagatgAAATCCTCACAAATCATTGATCCAATAAGACCCCTTAGTGTATGTTTATTTTGAACACTTTTACTCCATTGTATGTGCTTAGATATCTTTATATCACAATAAACACATAttcattttttcctttttactatatgattataatttttataaagttaatttcatattattatattttaaaattgttttttttttgaaaatccaCCACTGaatacattaatatttattacattaaatgATGATATTGAACTTGAGAATAATAGATGATGCATTTATACgacataaatataattaaatacttaACTAAAATAGTATGATAGAGATGATTGGTGACATGCGTAGGAGCTATGCATAGCAGATTTACGTCTACAGCAGTGAACCTAAAGCAATCAagctttattttgttttttatcttCACAGCAATTTTGTAACTAACGTGTGTGAGTGCtttagaaagttaaatttctacCGCTCAATTTTGTGGgttttccaaaagaaaaaaataatattttatttaacttttaataaaagAATAAGATAAAAGAAGCAACATCAATTTCAGTTTTGTGTGAAATTGATGCATTTGCCAAAAATCAAACTTACGACTTGGTTCTTCGGCCGAAGAATGTCAACATCGCCGGTTGCACGTGGGTTTATAAGAACAAATTTAAACCTAATGCTATTCAAGACCGGTATAAGTCTCGTCTAGTTGCGAAAGGGAACACTCAGCAGCCTGGCAGTGATTACAACGATACTTACAGCCCCATAATAAAGTCCACAACCTTGCGCCTTGTACTTGATGTTGCTGTCACTCGTCAATTCGACAATCAGATGTGAACAATGACTTTCTCCAAAGAACACTCACATACGAAGTCAACATGGACCAACCGCCTGGATTTGTCGATCAGGATAATCCTTCCTTTGTTTGTCGTCTCAAAAAGgctatatatgggttgaaacaaACTCTTCGAGCCTGGTATACTGAGCTCAAGAATTATCTTCTCACGGTTGGTTTCTGTAACTTTCTAGAAGACACATCTCTCTTCATTCTTCGGCCTGGCTTGGTCTCTGTTTATCTTCTCGTTTAGGTAGACGATATTCTAATCACTGGAAACGATGAGCCAACGATTCAGCGAATTCTTCATCAACTAGCAAATCATTTTTCCATTAAAGGCCCGGAGGAGTTGAATTATTTTCTCGGCATTAAAGATGTGCGTACCTCTGCTGGACTTCACTTGTCTCAAAGGAAATATATCATGGACCTGCTTCATAAACATGGCATGACTGATGCAAAACCCGTGGGAAAACCAATGGCATCCTCGCCTAAGCTCACTCTCTGCTCAGGCACGTCACTCTCGGACCCAACGACGTATCGTTGGGAAGTCTACAATACCTTTCCTTAACCAAATTAGACGTTTCATGCAAAGTGAATCACCTCTCTCAGTTTATGCATCATCCCACATGCCTTCATCTTTAAGCTGCTAAAAAGAGTTCTTCGCTATCTCGCAGGCACTGTTACGCATGGGATTTTCTTCTCTGGAACAAACTCACTATCATTACATGGCTTCTCAGATGCAGACTGGGCCGGTGATTCGGATGATTACATGTGGACGAATTCCTTCATCATCTATCTCGGCAGTCATCCTATATCCTGGTTAGCCAAGAAGCAGAAGAGTGTTGCCAAGTCTTCAACTGAAGCTGAATACAGGTCTGCTGCAAGCATAGCTTCGGAGTTACGTTGGATATTCAATCTCTCGAACGAGTTGGGCATCACTCTTCCTGCGATTCATGTTATCTACCGCGATAATGTTGGCACCACCTTTTGTTGTGTCAATCTTGTGTTCCATTCAAGAATGAAGCATGTCGCATTAGATTACCACTTCATACGAGGACATATTCAAAATGGTTTGCTCAGAGTCGCACATGTGAACACACGAGACCAGCTTGCAGATGCTTTGACAAAACCATTACCACGCACCAAGTTCATCGAGCTCAGAGACATGATCCGAGTATCCACTGCCCCTCCGTCTGGCGGGGGAGTGTAAAGGATACATTAGTATCCCGAAGATATCTCTCTAATATCTTCTGTATTATACATTTATAGAATGTACTCTTAATGCCTAGACGTAGATCTCTCAGCGCActctgtatatatatacttgtaCATTCTTACTATATATGAATAAGAAACCACTTCTACACACGCCCCCTAACCAGTCTTGTTGGGAAGACTTTCGATACAATTTTCTATTCAGACCAACTGACCCAACGATGTTCTTGAGACTGCACAGCTCTCCTTGATATCACTACGTCATAATATCACTCCCAGCTTAAACTTCTTCCTCTATTTACTTACATGAGGAATACACTAACACGTTGGTTTCTTGTGCACTGATGTTCTTCTTCATGTTCTCACTTTATTTCTTCTCCTCCAGAAAACATAACATGTGCCCATCTTGCACCGCTATTTAAAATCAAATAGGACACGCCGTCTAACTTCTGTGTTAGAAAGACTATCGACACAAGACCAATATCATATATTTGCGAGTTAACTTTGAGAACCAATGCACTGTCCTACGCCTGAACTTCCTTAAGCCCATCATTACAGCGTCTTCCGACGTTCACGAACGATCACGAAACGCCACCATCTTTCTTCAAAGCATAACCTGAAGCTCTAACATCATCTCCACCTTGATCTTGACTCCTTCCTATTTAGAGAGATCAGTCTTGAACACACTTTGTACCGCCATGAGTAATGGAACCCGCTACTTAACTTCAACCTTGTTAGGAAGACTTTAGATTCCGACCTTGCTCAACTCCCTTGAGATGAGTGTTATTGCTTTGACACCTTGTACTTCCCTAAGCCAAAGACACGTTACCTTTTTATATGCGATTCCGTTGAGATTCTGTGATCTTTTCTACACCCGCAATCAAAACCTGGATTGCTTTGATACCACTTCTTAGGAATTATTTATCGTTAGATTGCTTAATTCTTTAACACAAATAATTTGATCACCGTGGTCTCGAAACGGTACGTTTCGGATGGGAACCGTATCCCACAATTTCTACTATCAATCAAAGAGTTTAAACAAACGCTCTAAGCGCTTAATAGGAAGACACAACAAAGAATAAGAAAGATCaaagaaactctctctctctttttctttgcaTGCCTCACTATATATAGCTCGAGAAATTAATGTATCCTAATAGGATTATGACATAATTTCCTTATCCAAATTTCTTTTAATGCTTTAGTTTCCTTTATGCATTTGTTAATAAATAAACTAGCTGACGTTGCTTCTTGTGCAGTCTAAAACAAGGATGGGTCATGTGCACGGAATTGGAATAAGAATCTGGGCCTAATACCcacaaaaaaactctaaaataaaattttggttttgatttataaacttaaatcaataatataaatatgatttttcataaatgaacaaaaatccGCGCAATCGCGCGAATCTATATCTAATAATAACTTAATACTATATCTTTAAAGTtacaacataaaatatattagatttagaaatcaatattttaaagctttatatttagtgttttaaaagttattgaTATAAATCTACAACAATAAAATCTAGCGCTACAACATAAAAACTTACAtcctatatttaaattaaagtgACAACCTCTACCAATCAATCCTTTTATCTTCCTAAATGATGCAGTGTGAAAACCAATTTATTAATgcatatcttttaaaaaaaatcatattttgtaatattcttgaaCTTTTAATAGCAAAACATTCTTTTATAGACTGAAAGTTTATATACCTAATTATGATTATTTGATTCCACAcaaaacttttttatttcttgTGAACAACAAGGCAGCATTGCATGATTGATTTACTAATCTAAGAGTCATAACTactttttaatttcatttacCAAATGGTGAACACAATTACATAAAATATCTTATGAACATTAATATCCGAATCCATGCCTATCCTCCCTAAGAGAGACCTTTAAGTAATGTACATagattacatttttattataaatagataCAATTAACTACTCAAACTCTTCACTAATTCTCAAAAGAAATATGAATCCTTCTCAGAAGCGACCAGTTGTCAATGCATCTAGAGATTTTCCACCTGGTCGTGGAACTTCCACTAATGTTCCTGACAAGGCTTTCAAGAAATCAAGAGCAGGTGATGTGGTTGTTCATCATGCTGTTGCAAATTCAGAACCCGTTGAAGTTTCTCCCGGAGAAGAACAAGAGTTTAGAAACTCTCATCAAGAACATGTTCCTACACCTCGTGAGAAAGTGCATGAGGTCTTGCGTGTTTTCAAAGAAGTGTTCACACAGTTGGATCGAGAGAAACAAGCTAGGCGCGGTGGAGATTTATACGAGGCGACAGCTCGAATAGACCTCAAAACACAAGTTTTCTTAGAGAAAGAAGGCAAACATGTGAACACGCCGAACAGAATTGGACAAGTTCCTGGAATCGAAGTTGGGGATGAGTTCCAGTACAAAGCTGAACTTCGTGTCGTCGGGCTTCATTTCAGGACCATGTCCGGGATCGACTATGTGGAAGTTGAAGGTGTGAAGTTGGCGACAAgcatcgtttcgtcggaaagaTATGATTTTGATGATAAGTTTGATGCTGATGTTGTGATATATACTGGGGAAGGAGGAAACGTGattaacaaagaaaagaaagctgAAGATCAGAAGATGATAAAGGGCAATTTAGCATTAGCTAACAGCATGAGGCATAAGAGGGAAGTGAGAGTGATACGTGGAGACGAGAGATGGGATGGTAAAGGGAAGCATTATGTGTATGCTGGATTGTACTTAGTTGATAAGTACTGGTTAGAGAAAGGAGTTAGTGGTAAGAGTGTGTACAAGTTTAAGCTTTGTAGAATTCCTGGTCAACCTCCGCTAACTTGATAACCATATTTGAAGGAACTatcaaataaatgaaaaactataattgtataactaataaatattatttaataaagggTTGATAGTGAagtatgttcttttttttttttcaaatagagAGGAAAGCTGTACGTGCATCAGTATGATGAGTTGGATTCGGTTCATTGGCAAGAGAGGTCATGGAggtaaaattataattaagaaTAAGCATTCTAGGGTTCCTGGCCAGCCTTCCACTAACCCGAGACACTATTGTGAGATgaaattttacataaataaatagcGGACCatactttaaaaatatcaataaaaatggTTGGACTCCGTGTTACTATTGTTACATATGTTGCAAAATCGAGTAGTT encodes:
- the LOC106381873 gene encoding YDG domain-containing protein At5g47150 isoform X1, coding for MFLTGRMHGSRKRSIVYAIRDYPLGCGTHPQRSIKIPRTSDVKQEDPAGFKISVRDCDVAAPTRERIGLKQEPAFRNSLPNRVLAAPRFKGACSKQEAAFRSSDQHVLAAAPKPQGACLKQEDPELKNSVRDYTVAAPSPKETCLKQEPAFRNSHHAPVAAAPRFKGASSKQEAAITSSDQHDLTPREQVLEVLRLFKDVFRQLDRDKQARLLGGDVFDATARIDIRTLDVLEKMGKQVNTEKRIGVVPGVNVGDEFQYKTELRLVGLHFKTMCGIDYMDIGDVKLATSIVSSEGYGYSDKFGAGVVVYTGEGGNVVTKEKKTEDQRLVKGNLALANSMRKRSLVRVIRGEERLDKKGKRYVYDGLYLVDKYWLEKEVRGTTVYKFKLCKVPGQPPLC
- the LOC106380299 gene encoding YDG domain-containing protein At5g47150; translated protein: MNPSQKRPVVNASRDFPPGRGTSTNVPDKAFKKSRAGDVVVHHAVANSEPVEVSPGEEQEFRNSHQEHVPTPREKVHEVLRVFKEVFTQLDREKQARRGGDLYEATARIDLKTQVFLEKEGKHVNTPNRIGQVPGIEVGDEFQYKAELRVVGLHFRTMSGIDYVEVEGVKLATSIVSSERYDFDDKFDADVVIYTGEGGNVINKEKKAEDQKMIKGNLALANSMRHKREVRVIRGDERWDGKGKHYVYAGLYLVDKYWLEKGVSGKSVYKFKLCRIPGQPPLT
- the LOC106381873 gene encoding YDG domain-containing protein At5g47150 isoform X2 encodes the protein MHGSRKRSIVYAIRDYPLGCGTHPQRSIKIPRTSDVKQEDPAGFKISVRDCDVAAPTRERIGLKQEPAFRNSLPNRVLAAPRFKGACSKQEAAFRSSDQHVLAAAPKPQGACLKQEDPELKNSVRDYTVAAPSPKETCLKQEPAFRNSHHAPVAAAPRFKGASSKQEAAITSSDQHDLTPREQVLEVLRLFKDVFRQLDRDKQARLLGGDVFDATARIDIRTLDVLEKMGKQVNTEKRIGVVPGVNVGDEFQYKTELRLVGLHFKTMCGIDYMDIGDVKLATSIVSSEGYGYSDKFGAGVVVYTGEGGNVVTKEKKTEDQRLVKGNLALANSMRKRSLVRVIRGEERLDKKGKRYVYDGLYLVDKYWLEKEVRGTTVYKFKLCKVPGQPPLC